The Haliaeetus albicilla chromosome 23, bHalAlb1.1, whole genome shotgun sequence nucleotide sequence TCTTCTAGGGAAAGATGACACActcttctgcttgctttttccatATTGAGCTTGTGCAGAACATTGCTCCCCAACCAGGGACCCACTTACTGCACTTTATGGGTGAAGGTTTGAGGACCACATTCACCTAAAACTCACTTTCAAATGGCAAAGGGAGGTTCTCCAACGtaaagagcagaaaacaaatggTCAAGAGCTCCATTGCAAGGGTCATGCAGAGAAGCACCACATTAAAAGAGGAAGctgtgaaaagaaatagaaacaagAAGGACTCACATCAGAGAATGGCCCATAAAAATGTATGTGAAACAGCAGAAGAGTTCCTAAATCAGCTTAATCTTATTTGACTAAACTGAGCAGTCCATGACCTGACTTCCCTGTTCATGGAGGAACAGAGAGGTACGGCTATAGTTTGTTCAGCCCTCGGGTTTCAAAAGACAAGCTGCCAAACCCTTAATCTGCCAGTACACTGTGCTCACATGGAAAACACTTCTCAGGCAGCCAAGAAGATTCTGatttacagcagctgggctggagggtGACTGTGGATATATGCCAGTGGCCCAGTCCGTCTAACACTTTCACCTTATTTgaaccttttattttctttgaaatgttcttCCGTTCCCTTGTGACTATTTCTTCTAAGCCCAACTCAGCTTCTGTTACTGGCTGCgggcaaaacatttcagttcttGCTTAACTGGAGTGacagagagagctgggactcCCTCACTTGTGCATGTCCACCACAGAGTGACCACAGATGCGATTAATGATCTGACCCCAAATACCCCTCAATAAATGATCACATATGGTACTGAGACTTacctaaaataattaaaaaagcgTTGAGCACCAAAAAGGCAATAGAACCAGCAGTGAATCCTTCACTGTTCCCCGCACTGATGTTCACCAAGTGGCCTGAAATAGGACCAGCAGATTTGGTTGCGAGCAAACCATTAAATGCAGTGTAACAGAAGAATGACATATCTGCAGTTGGAATGACTATAGCTCAAACTAACTGATGGTGGCCACTAGAAGGAAAATCTATTGCATCGAAACCCGTTGCTTCTGCAATGCAAAGCATTTGAGGTATTAACTGAAGAAGTGGTGATGGTTATCCAAAAAAGCTGATGATTTTACTCCAGCTTGTAATAAACAGGGTCTGGCTGAAAACATTAATAGCTTCTTGCCATACCTCTTAAGCAATAGCTTTAACTTTCGCCAAGGGTTCTCATTCTAATAGGACCTGGCATGGAGGCTGTATGAACATGCTGCCCGCCTGGTGCTAAATAAGGCTTTTTGAAGCCTGGACTCATCATTCTGAGATCTTCTTTCATGGCTATGATCAACTAAGATTAATTGCTCTGggcttctgaaggaaaaatccAAAACCTGGAGTCTTCCACTGCCTATAAAAGCATGTCCTGAACTGTTATTCTGATATAACAGCCCAGAGACAGTCTGAGTGCTGTCTCACAATAGATTAGCAGGGAAATCTTGACCTCAGTTGGAGTTGAAGACACAACTTAGGCTCTTGTACCTGTGAGAGTACCAAGTGACTGCAGCAGTGGCAATCAATTACATGAGTATAAGCTGGGGTGTTTGGCCACTATCTTTTTACAAGGAGGAACACTGGTAAACCTGGTGTCATTGATTCTCCTGGGAGAAGGAATTATGTTGGAAAAAGCAATCTGAAATTTCCTAAAAACATCCCTTTTTTTTGGGTAAGCGAAATAGTAATCCTGACCTTACCTGCAAACCGAAGCCAGGTCCACGCTCCCCAGAAGGCAGCATAGCAGAATGGAAGAATGCAACCAAACCTTCTCCCTCCTTGAACCTGGATCCTGCAGACATACAGCTGCATTATGGCTCCTGGGATGAGCACAGAGGGTATGGAGAGTTGCTGTCTGCTGGGGTCACTGAAAGTACCCTGGATGGCAGAGGCTGCAGCCAGGCCATTGCAGATATAGAACAAGGCATCTGGCACTTCAGCTCTGGTGCCGCTTGGGAAATTCTTGGACCTTGTGAAGAAGATTTTGGCGGTCATCAGTGTGGTTTGAAGAGCTGAGCTGGACATAGCCTGGGCACCAACTGGAATCAAAGCCTTCTCCCCGATGGAGTTGATGAGGCTGGCAAAAGTGGCGTACATTGAGAGAGCAGTGCaaaggctgcaggcagcccccagGAACAGGTAAGCACCTGGCATTGGGATCTGATGGATGGAGGCGGTTGTGAGGATGATGAATGAGGCATTTTGCAGCATCTCTAGGGTATCTTTGTGGGTTGACATCAGAAAGAGCATGCAGGCAATGGCCAAGAAGAACCACCCTCCAAACATTCCCAGCCTGCTTTCCTGAGCCTTGGACAGCCCAAGGAAGGTGGTGAGTGTAAACTCTTCCCAAGACATCACCAGCCAGTAGAGACTGTGGACACCAAACTTGGTAGTGTAGTAGACATCACCTCTCAGATAACTGTAGAAGCTGGACAGCAGCTGGCAGCTGGAGATGATGGATACCCACGCTACTCCGACACAGAAGTTCTTCATGTACCCAAAGAagtaaaaggcaaataaaaagggagagatAGTATCGCAGATGTTGCCCAGGGCCATTGGCTCAGCATActttgtattctttttcttttcttccccaatGGCCTTGGAAGAGCTCTTCTGTGCTGACCCCAGTAGCAAGACATTGAAGAGAGGATGCCCAAAGCCTGGAAGGATGTACCGCTGTGTGACGCCCTTCAACAGGAGAGCGACCGCTCCATACAACCCACACATGACAATGACAAGCTCAATGACACCTGACACTACCAGGGCCCACTGGCCAAACAGTGCGACGGCTTCAAACACCAGGGCAAGTGCGATGGCCCCAAATATGAATGGCATAATGTAGTTCACTGTGGCTGAGCAGAAAGAGAGGAtaaaggaaatggaaatgtaGGCCGCCAGCCCAGCCACTGCGCTTTGGCTGGCAGAGAGGTGGGCCATGCCAGTgggcaggaggtggctggcATTCCCTGAGGGCAGCGTTATGTTCTGCAAGGAGGGGTAGGCGGCTGCAATGATGCGTGTAGCCCCGAAGCTACTCCACAGAGCGGAGAAGGTGAGAAAGGCTGCGCCTCCGAGGTGGTCGTACTTCCGAAAGGCAAGAAATCCTGCCAGGAGCTGGACGAAGCCTCCAATCAGGACGTGGTGGACACCTGAGAGACACATGAAGAGGTCAGGTAGGAGGCAAGCCATGAAAAGGCTTGAGCTGCAGGAAGCAGTGCTGCATCTGCAAGCTCCGGGGACAGCCCGCCTCAGATCCCACAGCCTTCTTGTGACCAGCCCTCTGGCCTCTGTCTTCCCCTCTCTTCCCACCTCGATGACAATTTCTGTGCTGAGCCTTGGCATGCGGCCACTGAGCCCCTTAGTATGCTCGGTATGGTGAGCAGGTCCAGGAGCGGTTTGGATCTGTGAGGGTAGGGGAATGGCACATGAAGGGTTTGGACCAGATTCCTGGCAGActtgctggggaaggaggagcagCTGTCCTAGGGAGCACACAGACCCCCTGTCCGTTGGAGAAAACCCTACATTTCCCCACCAGTGCTGTCCATTGGCCTACGGGGATGACTCTCGAAGAGTCCATCCTGTCTGGTGCTCTCAGGGAAAGTTCACCTCCGACCAGCAGCCCCAGTGTCCCCCATGAGCAGCATCACTCACCTGCAAGGATGTCCTCTGCTCCCTGTGGCCCGAGGCCGGTGTGCACCACGGCGAAgttctgcaggcagaggaggaaggcgcTGACCACGTTCGCGAGGagccccagcaccgccggcTCGCTGTAAAAGACGGCCGCGAAACCCGCCGCGCTCGCCATGGCCCTTCCAGACAAAACAAGAGTGTCGGCGGTCGCCCCCACAACCTCACCGTCGTCGGCGTCTAGACCAGCACTGCTTTGGCTCGGGCGCTCAGCCAGCCTTCAGAGCCATGCCCCTGCTCCGAGGAGGGAGAAACTGGTGACAGGCTCAGGTGTTTCCATCGTTCCTCCCCACTCGTTGCTCCAGACAAAGGCTCAATTCAAAGCAGAACTTTAGGTGCCTACTTTCCAGAGTCCTAtccagaaaaaacacacacaaccTATTTAGGCTACGAGGATTTCTGGCAAAAACATGTTTAGGTGCCCCAAAGCGCTGCAGGTGGTGGTGATGGTTCCTGccccctcttctccaggctgctggagatggAGAGGAATGAATAGCCTAACACAAACGAACAAACATTCAGACGAAACCCACAAGGTATTTTTGAGCCATTCCAGGACATTTCTTATCCACTGTTACAGACAAACAGGCAGGCACGACGCACACATACACAGTCTCCCTTCCAGATGGAATTTTCCAGCTCCATCCCTTTCTTGAAACCTTAGTGACTAAATAGTCTATTTTCAAACCCTTCATATTTCTACCATTAACTCGTCTATTTGCAGGCAGCCCCCACATTTCCATTCCTCTGCACTCCTGGGTACCATGAGCTGGAGTTTTCTCTCTGGAGGTTTTTGTTaggaaacaaagaagaaaataaaacagcaatgtTCTTgttattttggcatttttagAACATTTTATGACCTAAAGGAGCTGGAAAGGGAGAAAGTGATGTATTCTGTTCTCGGCCATTCCAAAAAGccttttggaaagaaaggaaagcatgCGGCACTACTATTGATATGGGAATTGAGGAGGAGTGAAGGAGCACCACCCAAAGAAGAAAGAGTTTTTTGAATATTAATGAACATAAATCCCAGTGTCTACTCTTAAACACACAGTATTCCTGGGCAGACATACATGTTTTGCAAACATCAATGGCCTCTGGACTCTTCTATTCCACTAAAACCCCcgtgttttctttctctccatttaTTCTGAAGGATGTAGTTTTCACAAAAATGAAGATTGAAGGATAGATTGACTCCTAACAACTCTGAACTGATTCAGCAACTTAAACTCTCATGAAATGTGGAAAGGGTAAGAACTTTCAAGTGAACCTTGGGGGACAATTAATTCATTAATGATTTGGTTGTGCAAAAGGTCAGACTTTTTGGGTTGGAAAGACAGATGCACAAAATCACAGTTCTGCGGGAGGAACACTCTTTTAACGTTAAGCATCTGTATAAACTACTAACTTGAAGGAGGCCCTGAGAAACGATGCACCCTTAGGAAGAGCTGAGCAGCTTCCTCTGGAGTCCATgatgttgtctttttttttttttttttttaaatgacattcaGATATAAATAAGTGGTTTGCTTTAAATGGTTATACTTGGAGGCAGGCCACAATATTAAGTTCCTCCAGATGTTTCACTCTGAAATAGCTCAGACAGTGGCTTTCTAGGCATGCTGCAACAAGCCCCTGTTTTGAGTTGGTTTCTGGAGGAGGACGAGATGGGTTTTCTAGAGGAAGATGGGCTGGCCAGGTGACTGCTTGGCTCACAGAAGTGGTTTTCAATTTGCCAAGGCTCACTTTGTTGGTGGTTACTGCATAACTAGCTGTGCAAGCAGTTTTAGAGCCTGCGATATACACCTTGGTTTTGTGAAGGATGTAGAGACAAAAACTAATAGGGCTGGTTCCCTCTGCTTGCAGTGAAATCCATCATAGGACCTCtgagaaggagggaagagatATACCAGAATATGCCATATCAGGCTACAGAGGTGTACGGGGAAAGGATGTGAGAGGATTTAGATCAAGAtatggaaaaggaggaggatgaaggagCTTCCCTTGGGGGagagggttttggggttggaAACAGCTGCAGACGTGCTCCGCTCACACCTACCCACAATATTCCCCCATGCACTGCAAACACAGACTTGTGGTCCCTGTCCGAAGACCATTTCAGCATTTGTGCATTGCCTCCCGTCCTCTATTTCATGCAACATAAGGACACATCAAATAATTAATCTCCTCCCGTTCTTCTCAAGAGTAGCAGCACTAGTAACGCTGTGGGCTGCACCAAGATGTGGAGTAACGAGGGTCTGCATGGAAACACTTGGAGGTGTTTTCTGTTCAAAGTATGCCCAAGCCTTGTTTGCCTCTAGGATAAAAACCACTCATTGCTGCTGCCACTCTCCGTTTCGtacagctgctgcctctggcACTTTGTAAGGACCTGTTCCTCTGCATGCACTACAGAAAACTGATAACGTGACACCTCTGCTCCCCACTCCGTGCAACGCAGCAAGGAGGGATCTCCCACCACACCTTTCCTTTGCGCTGAAGTCTGCAAGCTGGGCGTCCTCAGCTGGGACTGATGCAACGTAGCTTTTTGGGTAGAGGTTAtgcaggcagcacagggcagTGCGGAGGCAGAGGAGCAAAGGGGAAGTCCCTTTCTACCGTGTGGGGTTAGCAGCTCTCTGTCCACATGGGGTACAAGCCAGCACAGCCACTGTCCAGGAAACCGCGAGGATGGAGATGTCCCCACAGTGGGGAGGTACCTGGAGACCTGGGGCACTGCCAGGCTTTTCAGAGAGCTGGCTCTACTGAACGGATGGGGCAGCCCGGGGGGAGCCTTCCCTTGCACAAATCCCTCGTGCAGCGAAGGCAGAGCCAGAGCCATCCCCTCACCCACCCCACCTCCTCTgtcttctttgcttttcctgtccccccccccgacaTTCTTCAGCCTGGGGTTTGCAGAAATGGCTTGGGATGTCCTCCCCCCCGTCGTGGCTCTTCTCCCCTCAGCATGACCTCTGAGCCATGCCCACGTGGCCAGCGTGCCAGCCGGGCTGCAGCCTCTGAAAACCTTTTCCTTTACTTGCCACCTCGCTCACGGTAAATTCCCTTCACCCTCTCCAGAAAAGATAATTTCCCTCTGCACCCCCTTTCCATCTTGCTGTTATACCCGGGCTTTGCAGACATCACTGTGTGCATCCACTTTGCACTGACGTCTGCTGCCTGGGCTTCCTCACCTTGACTAATATTAATGGGAATATGCTGGTGTATGGACTTTGCCTCCACAGGAGGTTGGAGCAAGGTTTAGCATGCTATGGGACACATATAAAGATACCcaaaaagttaaattttcagACACTTATTCCCCAGTGGCATTTTGCGATTAGTTTTCCATCCCACCTTATTAATGATAACAAATGTTTATATAGCTCTGAGAAAACACTTCGTCTCTCAAGATAAACAtgttaagaaaatgaaatgcaattctTTTTGGATAAGCACGCAGCAAGGTTAACAGTGCACGACAAGACTACGCAGCTGGATTAAATATCACAACCCTGACTCTCCTCTGGTGAAAAACAGCACGAAGTTGCCTGAGATGCATTGCTACATTCACAGTGATCATGGGTCTGCCTAGTATTTAGTAGAAAATTCAGGCTGGTTTTAAATGCAAGGTGTATCACACCAGGCTGTTATTCTGTACCAAATAATATGCAGCATGTTAAATGTCCCCAGTTTTCACTAATGGACAAAGCAAAGAGCCATGGCATTCCCCCAAAGTCCAAACATTCATTTGGGAACGAAGGGTCCTGATGTCTCCTGGAAGCTACAGCGTTCATGTCTGCACTAACATTTCAATGAACCGGCAGCACATGGCAGGCAACATCGCAGAGCTGAGTATTTAGAAGAAGGAGAGCTACGAAAAGATTCAGCCAAATGACAAAACACTGAATGTATTCAAGAAAAGCatcaaagaaaaacaccaaTGCCACGCTTCTCCCTCTGCAGCTTGGATTACCTGGTTTGGTGACACTTCAGCTCAATGGGAGGATGCTCTTGTCCCTCTCATTTCCTGGTAAGTACCAGTTTTATAGTCCTCCTCTGTAGGAGGAGCCTGGGGCCAGTTGCTTCACACATTGGCACCTATGGCATTTTGGAGACAGGAATTTCCTTGAACTTTGTCAGTTATTgtcttaaatcttttttttttatttcctgaaaccAGGGGGGGGTTCCCCTTCTGTTCAGCAGAAAAAAGCCACCCCTCCTCATCTATTCCCCCCACCCTCTCAGTCCCCAGAGGCTGATGTCATCACACTTGAAATTCAgttgcaaaaaaacaaaaagcaaattgcCTTTCAGAAGCATATATAAACCCTGACACCAAAGCACCTTTCAGACAGACACCTCTCCCATCCCTCGAATAGAGCAGTGCAGAGCTGGGGATTAAGCAGTGGTAACAGCCACCAGCATGCTCTACTTAACCTTACAGGTAACTACTatttcatgtacaaaacctaTCCATCTccaatctttcctttttcactttAAGGAGGTAATGTCGTTTTCCGGGCGGTTCCTCAACTGGTCAAAATTGTCGTGACATTAAGTGGGAACCTGCCCCAATACTAACAAAAGCAGATGGTTTTCACAGACACTTTTTTTCATAGTTACTAACCTGTTCCTTCCATGCCTGTTCCTTTTACGTGTCCCAAATGTGTTTTGTATGGTGCCATGGCGGGAGGGTTGCTGTTGTTGGGATGTACTGTGTGGTTTTTCTCCTCGTGTCCACGCTGAGCTGGTTCTGCTCACAGCCGTAAGAGGATTTCATGGTAGGTCTGAAAATGCTGTGCTGCCCCTTCTCCTGTACTGCTTTATTTCCCTGGCTATTCTTGGCACCCCTGCTGGACTGagctttggaaaatattttttttctcctttaaatatGTAGTTCGTTTTATCCGCTCGTTTGATCTGTGAGTGTCTTACAATGCCATGTTAGAGGCACAACCGGTAAAACGGCTGTGAAAAAGTTCAAGCAGCTTAGGTGACAAATGCTCTTTGTCTTTACTCTAGAAATCCCAGAAGTTCTTGGCAAGCTCCCGGCAAGTTCACAAAACTGCTGCTCACGGTTTGTATCTCTCTGCAGAATAGCATTCCCTATCCTTTTTTAAAGAGCATCCCAAAATAATCATgtcatgactttttaaaaaaaaaaagtgctgggCTAAGCGTACTGAGATAAACCGCTCAAATTCTTGGAAGACAAACCATGCTTGGGGGGTCTTGTGGTGGTTATTGCCCTCGGTTGCTAAAGAACAAGGAGAAAAGTATCAAGTGGCAGAAATGTTGTTTGCTAGTCCAGCGCTAAACCTGAAACTTTAACTGATTTAGAACCAGACTTTCCAAATTCTTACTCTTTGACCATAAATGTAAGATACTTAAATTGTAGCTGTCATCGGATTGCTCTGATCCTTAACTCCTCCATTTGTCATTAGTTCTTTATTACATCTGATCTTGCTATTAGCATTGCTTGCAGTGATTCACGGACCGTTCTCTGTGTCTCATAGCCAGTGTGCTGTCTTCTCCAGCACTGCAAGTCTACAGC carries:
- the LOC138690788 gene encoding uncharacterized protein; the protein is MASAAGFAAVFYSEPAVLGLLANVVSAFLLCLQNFAVVHTGLGPQGAEDILAGVHHVLIGGFVQLLAGFLAFRKYDHLGGAAFLTFSALWSSFGATRIIAAAYPSLQNITLPSGNASHLLPTGMAHLSASQSAVAGLAAYISISFILSFCSATVNYIMPFIFGAIALALVFEAVALFGQWALVVSGVIELVIVMCGLYGAVALLLKGVTQRYILPGFGHPLFNVLLLGSAQKSSSKAIGEEKKKNTKYAEPMALGNICDTISPFLFAFYFFGYMKNFCVGVAWVSIISSCQLLSSFYSYLRGDVYYTTKFGVHSLYWLVMSWEEFTLTTFLGLSKAQESRLGMFGGWFFLAIACMLFLMSTHKDTLEMLQNASFIILTTASIHQIPMPGAYLFLGAACSLCTALSMYATFASLINSIGEKALIPVGAQAMSSSALQTTLMTAKIFFTRSKNFPSGTRAEVPDALFYICNGLAAASAIQGTFSDPSRQQLSIPSVLIPGAIMQLYVCRIQVQGGRRFGCILPFCYAAFWGAWTWLRFAGHLVNISAGNSEGFTAGSIAFLVLNAFLIILASSFNVVLLCMTLAMELLTICFLLFTLENLPLPFESEF